Part of the Cydia fagiglandana chromosome 2, ilCydFagi1.1, whole genome shotgun sequence genome, GTCACCATCAGCTGTCTACTATCGTAGTTTTTGAGGTGATTTCCACCTTGTCCGAGGAAGAATGTGAGCAAGGCAATGATGATGAAGTTAGCGCCGCCAGTGAAGTCCGTCACTTTATCGCTCTGGAATAGCGACGCTATCGTGAAAAACAGTATTTGCATGGCAACTGTCATCATCGCGCTGATGGCGAAGTTGTTCCTGTCTATGAGCGGTTCCatcttatttaattatttgacACTAAATGTTTGACAATTTGGCCTCAAAGAATACTGGCTGCATCGATTCCCCCATGACTATGTCGCATTGCCGCATTTCGGTGTTCACTTGTTTatctatttaaaattttatggcACTGCGGAGTGAGAGTTAACCTAGCGATCGACATGAGTAGGAACACATATGACTCCGAAACATAATAGTAAAATATgatataattttgttttcttCAGGTTTGTATGATTTATTGTTGGGAGTGTGCGTTCCAGCGGGTGTTCTCGCGCGAGGGATTGCACTACTGAAATAGACCTGACGTTTGCAACACGCACGCGCGTCGGGGCCAGTCGCGCATGCGCGACTAGACTTACTCCCAAAAAGCCCGTGAAATTAGTAAAAATCCTCGTGGGTTTTCCAAAACAcacagtttataatttaattaataggtACCGAATTTATTGAAAGATAAACATCAGAAAGGAAAATTTTAAGTGTTTAGTGTTTCCTGCGCGTTATGTATCTTTATATATCTATATCTTTTGTTAGTGGGTCAAAATGacgtaaacaaaaatattaggtCACAGGCACCTGCCCCGTAGGATGGCaagtgtaggtaggtaatgtttttttaataaactcgTCATGGAGGACAAATATTTGGAGATTATTTGTGGAGAAAATATTTGTGATTGGGTTTATTTTGGTCTTTTAGTTCAATGACTAGTGTCTTACAAGAGTGGTTCAGATTATAAACTAAATCcgtttttttataattctatTGAAGCACTTGCACAGATTTTACTCGAGTACACTTACTATCAAATAAATCAGggatcggaaccggttttttgcaAAAACGTCGAAATAACCATATACttatttagaattattttacTCTCGAAATGTAGGATTCAGTTGTGTTTTTGGGTAatgacttcgtattattagattgctcAATTAAAAATGAAGTAAGTAATTgacaaagaacgaaaaaatacCGTTTTCGTTCCCATACAACACCGTCCCATACAAATACCGGTATCGGATCCCTGAAATAAATAGTGACGGCGAAACCGAATATaccaaagaaatattaaaaacaaggGAGTGTCTCGATATATTTGGCCATTTTGGTCATCACCATCTATTTCATCGTGACTGTACAAAGGAGACATTAAGCAATAATTGGTATAGATTGATATCTTGGGTATTGTTTTACCTAGCCATTTTCTAAAATATCTATTGTTCACTTACAATGCTACTAATGCTCTGATACCTACACCAGTACACGGAAAATTGgttaaaaaactataaaattaatGATCCATAATCTCCTACGTGATAGATAAGATAGGTACTTGTACACTAAACAACGTTCATTTTAGCAGAAACATGGTCACTTGATAGCAAATATCTAATAGAAACTAAGTACATATATAGATATGATAGTATCTATGTatgtttatttgtattaagtaggtatatgtgtAAGTTTATCAATGTAGTTTATTCATAATATGTATGAAATAGTCTTGGTTACGGATTCATTTACTTTAAAAGACATTGCACCTACTTAATCTTTCTGGTTTAACCCATTGGTTGActagtagagaatgcctcaagacattaagtccgccatttgtacatgaatgtacatattttgcaataaagattaaataaataaataaacaaacgcaaacgtttgtctttgaaatatagtttaaaatcatataggtactgggtggctaaaaaataactgcattcccgttgccagggaggttttggggtTATACTGAGCAGCTTTTCAAAATAACATGAGCCAGCCGGAACCCAAGCCGAGCATAGGCGAAAATAAatcggctgtttcatacattttggttgctcaattttctatgggagggtaattttatTCACGTGATTtcaggttggtcccatagtaaaagttgctcagtatttATCTCAagacctccctggcaacgggaatgcagtcaTTTTTTAGCCAGCGTGTATAGTGAAACTCGATGTTTATTTCTTATCGTTGGATTATAATATGTATCGCAAGCGATGTAGACTAAGATAGATAAACAACTAACAATGCGGTCATGTTCACAGATAGTCTTTGTTACAAATATGAAATATCATAAGTACGTGAATTCAAACATACACACTTTCACATCTATAATATTAGTAAGAAGTCTGAtggaattatattaattttacaaatatattatcatttaatagtattatacctacctataaggtAAAAAGGTCTTATTGTTAGTCTTTGATAGCTTAATTCAAGTTGTCTGCTTATTTGTCATCTCTATTCCTATTCCTAATAGGTTTATAGATTGACGGTGCTAATTATGGAAGCGACGTCGGGCACTTCGAGGACAATTACTCACTGCAAATTCAAGTACCTAAAAGCGTTGTAAGCCcttagataggtaggtatacagggCCGTTTAAAACTATGCCGGGGCCCTTGGACATATAAGAATTTGgcgcccttttggaaagtaaagaaagcaaattaaactaacatttttctactatgatcttcccTTATGGTAAATACTATGGTACCTACTGTAGGTATAAGTATGTCGTGTAGTTTCAAAAACTTGCAGTTGAAAACTAAAGGGTTCACTCGACTGTGTAGTGTATACGCCTAGGCCGCCGGCTAGACTAATGACTAGGCTCTTTGATCTCCGAGATATGACAGTAGTGTCTTGAGTGTACACTCAAGCTATTTCGGCCCACGCGGCCCAAGTGGGTTGGAATTCTTGTTTAGGCTTCTAAAATAGTTAGGTAGTGTAGATTTACAAATAGAATTTCACTATGATAAGTAGTACGTAATAAGTAAGTACTGCAAAAActtctaaaaataaatacttgtCGTTCTTTACGGTTATGATATAATATGGACTGCTAGAATAATCTAGCAGTCCATATTATATCATATTATACGGTTATGATATAATATGGACTGCTAGAATAATCTAGCAGTCCATATTATATCATAACCGTAAAGAACGacaagtatttatttttagaagTTTTTGCAGTACTTACTTATTACGTACTACTTACGTACTACTGGGTATATTAGGTGTGTAATAAGTAATACCGTTCCTTTGATTTATTTAAGCTCCTGATTCATTTGTTTATTGCATGGTATCTTCAACACTAGTCATACATTCCTACAAATGGTACCTCATTTGTCCTTATATACCTAGTTCTACTAAACAGtaaattgttaataatttaatacctactaaGTAGTATTCGATCACGAGGTACGACCTCCAATAAACTGCAACTATAGACACTTTACGAATGAACTTATTGAAAAAGTGTCCATGTAATTTTGCAGCTGGGTGTGCTTAACTATTTcttataattacctacttactataAATTTAGCGAAGGGTGTTGATCCCACAAACGTGTTGAAGacaaaaactgaagaaattttataataattaaaggtACCAGCATATCAAACTAGACCAAGTTACTGtgctgattaacagtccaccggacggtatcggcctgtggtaccgtccggcggactgttgatCAGTGGTTCCCTTAAGTTACTACGTTACTGGTATCGAAATATAAACTCACGTGGTATTCAAGCCAGGTTCAACGCCGTTCGCGTTGATGTACATGGTAGCCATGTCGGCCACCAGTTGGCGGAACTGGTCGCTGACGTGCTCGAACTCGGCGAGGGTCAAGCCGCCCAGCAGCACCGTCAGGGTGTGCTGGGGCTCGGGGAGCAGGGGCTCCGGCTCCGGCTCGGGCTCTGGCTCCGTGGCCGGAGGAGCTGGGGAGAAtgttattttgaaaaaatatatatatatattttatacatccAACTAgagaacaaatcaaattatttccatgaaaatattttttttacgcgGGGTCGATTCTCACCTCGACCACCGGTGGACTTactcactttttctttagtgtatgatatgatatctatttcagtttatattttaatatacctgcatatattaaaaaaaaattacaattgcATTAAAATCGCAAAAATTACAAATGACAGGCGCATTTGAGCCTAAGGCGGCTAAggatatcatagaaatattatgCTCATATGAGTCATTTAAATATGTGAAACCTATGATGgtgtaataaaaattattttaacagGTTTTACGTATGTAGGATTAGGTACTAATATCAAATAGGATCCCTTATTTCTATGATAATCTAATTGCGGCTACCCGCCATATATTGACAGATTTATCCGCcagatatacacggtgtaacatgagaaaaccgaataattttaaccacgcatttctgaggccaaaagaagtaaaaaatgtaatatgagtttaggtcaatttcgccaaaaaaaatttttttttgttttgtttttttcaattcttgaatgtatttgtacataaaaaataaatgttattggtaaacttgtcacttaaaattgatttttacatttttttttcgtagaccctactttttgcaaagtgtatcttgtcactttttgacatctatcaataaggatattttagactacgtcccaaagcagcaacatcaccatcaaaaaggccttttacactatttAACAATaaactctttttttttattaataatatctctgaaactaggcgaatttaaaaaaagtttctaggacttttttgtctctaaatatgatcaggaatacgctgttaaaattattcggtttactcatgttacaccgtgtatctGTCAGACAGATTGACCGTACAGATTCCTAGCTAATGATACTAgactttgaaaaaaatatataggtaggtacggtcagccaagaaatgAATCTTGTTTGTTAGGTATCTTTAGTTAAGTAATATCGGGTAGGACGTGATTTAATGCACTTATTGTAGGCACATCATCATCAGTTTGTTATTCGGTTAATTATTACCTAGCAGATACACTTACCACATAccacatatttaaatattattaggtaccagtaggttaaattaaataacttttTGTAACTAATAAAGTTGTAATGTTACCAATCTTACTgttcactcgatttcgtgtatttcgttaaataatatctccactactaggcatttaatttcttttaatagatttgaaatcgagtggtcagtaccactagattccaaatttcaaccgctcgtatttcaaaagtTAGCATTTTGGCTTAtttcaccgattttcgagtgacgaaatcgatattcaaaaatcggcccccagacaAGAAAATCAAAATTTGAAGTATTACCCAGAAAAAAAATTAGAAGATAAAATTTTTGCTACGTAATATAAAATGTAATTAACCGACACTCATATCATGCGCTATGACTGTGGGGTTAATTCAATTAACCAGCaggaaaattaattaatagtaGGTTGGTAAATTAGGTTTTACGTTACTTTCCGTTCAAGTCATCTCAGCTAATATGATATCAATGTAGGTATTCAGTATGATGCCCTGAACACAAATATATGAGATGACAAGCGCGAAAATGGTGGGGGTAGTAACTGTGACGTCAAAAGTCGGCGTTACAAAAGTTATATGTagtatgaaaatgaaaatgttatATGTAGTATGTCATAgtcatatgtatattttttgtaatctaCTCAACaagccctttcatttaatacatttttgtttGTACTGCCGACTTTATGACGTTACAGTTACTAGCCCCGCCATGCATTTTCGCGCTTGTCATCTCATATACAgcgtgtgtctgaccatggggctttaaacccagggctcgattctactcgctaaactgagctacttttactatggcatcaaccccgaaatgccgaaatttttttttactctttcatacattttggctgatcagatatcgacgttttctatggaaaagccaaaaaaaattccccgattttagggtcgGTCCCATGGTAAAAgaagctcagtttagcgagtaaaatcaagccctggatttaaagccccatggtcagacacaccatgtatttatttgtcttCAGGACATCATACTGAATGCACTGATACCAAACATACTTATACCTATATCCGAGATGACTTATGCGAAAATCGGTTTCTAGAAGACatagacaaaacaaagtaccgACTGACTAAGGTAacatgtatttttcttttcaagtaaaatttgGTCAACTAGCGCGACTTAAAAAGCATCTAGCAACTAGCAATAGACTGGAAGAACAACTAgggtaaaaaaataaactagtacctatatttttaatatttttgtggtCGTCTGTGTATTATCTTACTATAAtgcacaaaaaataataatcacaACGTTTATAAGGTTTTAAGATCTACTTACCTATTACTTTTAGAGTAAGGCTAAATCCTCGCATCCAGCTGATTCCCAGCTTGGAATCAAAGCGGATGAAAATCCTGTCCACGTCCAAGAAGCGGTAGGCGCGTGGCTCGTTCAGGTGATACGAGAAGATGATGCCTTCAGCACCGCTGTCGTCTACTTGACCTGCCATCAATAAAATAGGGTATTATTATAGATACACTTCACTTAGGAAATACAGATATACTCGTAAATAGATGATGGGAAAAATATGAAACATTTGGCTACATTCTTTAAATCTTTACAAAATATAGCTAAATGTGAATCCTTAAATCAGATCCTACGCTTTAAAGAAGAGAAGACGAAATTACTAACCTGGTTTTACCATGAGGTAGTCCCCTAAGGCACTATTCACAGCTAAGTCAGTCACATTCAATTCGATGCCCTGTCCCTTGCCAGTGACAATCCAATCCACAACTCTGTTGGTAGGGTATCCTGCGGGATAATTTTCTGATGTGATAACCTTAGTTTCGCCATATTCTAAAGTGATTTCATTGACAACATGGTCATCTGAAAGAGCGTCCACGTCGAATACGTCGCTGTGTTGGATCTCAAAATCTTTCATCAATTTTACAAGCTGATCGTCTGATAGTTCATCGACATTAACAGATTTATTTGGTTTTTCGTCATTTTTGTCATCAGATAGTAAAGCATCGTTGATATATGGGACGTCTTCCATGAAAAGTTCTTCAGATTTTTTTTGTTCCGCTGCAAATTTAAtcgattcatcatcatcattttcactACCTTTAGCTTCTATTTTAGCTAGAGTATCATCTGCGCTGTGTTGTTCAAATAAATCAGATAAGTTGCTGTCAAAAATGTTTTCATAATCAGACTTATCGTCTAATTTTTCATCGGAATTTACTGCGTAATCAACATCAGCGGCTTTAGGTTTCTCATCTTCCTTGCTGTCGCTTTTGGTAAGTTTATCAAATGTTTCAAATAACTTGTCTAAGTCTTCATTCAAGTCTTCATAGACTTTATCAACCGTATCATCTTCATCATCACCAACGAAGTCaagatttttttcttttgtttcattttcaGCAAAATCATTAGGTCTTTGGCTTTCCTCCAAAATAGCGTTGGTTtctcttattatattatttaactcGTTGCTATTTACTTTAACAATTTTACCATCGACAGCAAAATTGTTCGGTTTTTCTTCTTCTTGTTTAATAATAGTTTTTGCTTCTTCCATGATTCGGTTGATTTCTTCAATTGATTCGGGAGGTGGAAGAGGAATAATGTTGTCATCTTTAGAATATTTCGGTTCTGGTATTTGCAAGTCTTCATTATCTGAAAGATTTGCTTCTAAATCATCACCACCATATAAAGCATAGTCATCATAGTCATTTTCACTTTTTGAATGACTAACATCTTCATCATTTTCATCATCAATCTCACTTATTAGCTCAGCTATGCTTTTGTTATCATTTTCTCTTTCTAAATTGCTGTTAAAATCTTGATCTTTTGCATCACCGTTATCATGAATTGGCTCAGCTTTGTCTTCATAGTCATTTTCCCTTTCTAAATGACTTTTAACATATTGATCATCATCACTATCACGGATCGGGTTAGCATCATCGCTAAGTTCTTTGCTTTGCTCAGACCTATTGTCTTCGAACtgataatcatttattttaccatCATCTTCTGCTTCGTCTtctaacttttgatatttttttatgtcttCTTGCACTATTTTATCGATTTCATCATGTTCTCTTTCG contains:
- the LOC134676955 gene encoding uncharacterized protein LOC134676955 isoform X1 — encoded protein: MKIWILFLCALVVGASAQSDESAGDWDDDWKEYDDEWFKTRLAQLGIYNDEQKGSAEGSDFDASVAIEREHDEIDKIVQEDIKKYQKLEDEAEDDGKINDYQFEDNRSEQSKELSDDANPIRDSDDDQYVKSHLERENDYEDKAEPIHDNGDAKDQDFNSNLERENDNKSIAELISEIDDENDEDVSHSKSENDYDDYALYGGDDLEANLSDNEDLQIPEPKYSKDDNIIPLPPPESIEEINRIMEEAKTIIKQEEEKPNNFAVDGKIVKVNSNELNNIIRETNAILEESQRPNDFAENETKEKNLDFVGDDEDDTVDKVYEDLNEDLDKLFETFDKLTKSDSKEDEKPKAADVDYAVNSDEKLDDKSDYENIFDSNLSDLFEQHSADDTLAKIEAKGSENDDDESIKFAAEQKKSEELFMEDVPYINDALLSDDKNDEKPNKSVNVDELSDDQLVKLMKDFEIQHSDVFDVDALSDDHVVNEITLEYGETKVITSENYPAGYPTNRVVDWIVTGKGQGIELNVTDLAVNSALGDYLMVKPGQVDDSGAEGIIFSYHLNEPRAYRFLDVDRIFIRFDSKLGISWMRGFSLTLKVIAPPATEPEPEPEPEPLLPEPQHTLTVLLGGLTLAEFEHVSDQFRQLVADMATMYINANGVEPGLNTTSEITQLISASICNVAWPGYEQCSQVRFAVPLVYGDEEDGARLNSTDLQAMWETYAGVDPFAARFRQMGIEEFSVPNDGGVLTVWVVVALGVVISAAMLAFALWRYSCLEDYTRMPAHSDTDSLYEKRSSGLYPTPHQMLPPLYAEKDYDSARVDMGGYTNRSYARTDMYDLDSDEDAMPRDRNAGIQPRDIFSV
- the LOC134676955 gene encoding uncharacterized protein LOC134676955 isoform X2 encodes the protein MKIWILFLCALVVGASAQSDESAGDWDDDWKEYDDEWFKTRLAQLGIYNDEQKGSAEGSDFDASVAIEREHDEIDKIVQEDIKKYQKLEDEAEDDGKINDYQFEDNRSEQSKELSDDANPIRDSDDDQYVKSHLERENDYEDKAEPIHDNGDAKDQDFNSNLERENDNKSIAELISEIDDENDEDVSHSKSENDYDDYALYGGDDLEANLSDNEDLQIPEPKYSKDDNIIPLPPPESIEEINRIMEEAKTIIKQEEEKPNNFAVDGKIVKVNSNELNNIIRETNAILEESQRPNDFAENETKEKNLDFVGDDEDDTVDKVYEDLNEDLDKLFETFDKLTKSDSKEDEKPKAADVDYAVNSDEKLDDKSDYENIFDSNLSDLFEQHSADDTLAKIEAKGSENDDDESIKFAAEQKKSEELFMEDVPYINDALLSDDKNDEKPNKSVNVDELSDDQLVKLMKDFEIQHSDVFDVDALSDDHVVNEITLEYGETKVITSENYPAGYPTNRVVDWIVTGKGQGIELNVTDLAVNSALGDYLMVKPGQVDDSGAEGIIFSYHLNEPRAYRFLDVDRIFIRFDSKLGISWMRGFSLTLKVIAPPATEPEPEPEPEPLLPEPQHTLTVLLGGLTLAEFEHVSDQFRQLVADMATMYINANGVEPGLNTTSEITQLISASICNVAWPGYEQCSQVRFAVPLVYGDEEDGARLNSTDLQAMWETYAGVDPFAARFRQMGIEEFSVPNDGGVLTVWVVVALGVVISAAMLAFALWRYSCLEDYTRMPAHSDTDSLYEKRSSGLYPTPHQMLPPLYAEKDYDSARVDMGGYTNRSYARTDMYDLDSDEDAMPRDRYTTDV